In one Natrarchaeobius halalkaliphilus genomic region, the following are encoded:
- a CDS encoding (2Fe-2S) ferredoxin domain-containing protein: MKRRTDRQRDRVGAHVLVCTNGRDSEYACCRDAGSDAVVQAVKTWLRDRDAFWSPIAVTTTGCLGLCSEDGTAIAIQPRNEWYADVTPDDVPALLAREFGTDAGSIDGRAVDAVDSSVS; the protein is encoded by the coding sequence ATGAAGCGCCGAACCGACCGCCAACGAGACCGGGTCGGTGCGCACGTCCTCGTCTGTACGAACGGGCGAGACTCGGAGTACGCCTGCTGTCGGGACGCCGGGTCGGACGCGGTCGTTCAGGCCGTCAAGACGTGGCTTCGAGACCGGGACGCGTTCTGGTCACCGATCGCCGTCACGACGACCGGTTGCCTCGGCCTCTGTAGCGAAGACGGGACGGCGATCGCCATCCAGCCGCGCAACGAGTGGTACGCCGACGTTACGCCCGACGACGTTCCCGCCCTCCTCGCACGGGAGTTCGGAACCGACGCCGGTTCGATCGACGGGCGAGCAGTCGACGCGGTCGACTCGAGCGTGTCATAG
- a CDS encoding monovalent cation/H+ antiporter subunit E produces MTANRVLVPLSDTVTVRQTIGYAVRTGLGSDDPLEVHLVVALPYDTDVPEGDVQIEEARQLLSRARRWLEEDTGGADITVETAVIGDDEYLFGPRDYADTFGEYADDHGIDLLVLDPEYQPGVTSSILQPLERELEAVGLSYDEAAVERPARHERLVGEGTERFDRYFALFWISYGFYLVLGDPTYWFDLVTGAAVAGIVSLSLANVTFSFPLGRLESPLRTIRFGMYVPYLVWEIVKANIAISYVILRPSMPIEPTVTRVNTRVRSGLPLLALANSITLTPGTLTVRANDQRLIVHTLIPSAREDLFDGALERAVRFVFNGRESAAIPTPRERGDTEIIGGDEL; encoded by the coding sequence GTGACGGCTAACCGAGTGCTCGTACCGCTTTCGGATACGGTGACCGTTCGCCAGACGATCGGCTACGCCGTTCGGACCGGACTCGGATCCGACGATCCACTCGAGGTCCACCTCGTCGTCGCGCTTCCCTACGACACCGACGTTCCGGAGGGCGACGTGCAGATCGAAGAGGCGAGACAGTTACTCTCGCGGGCCAGACGGTGGCTCGAAGAGGATACGGGCGGCGCGGATATCACGGTCGAAACCGCCGTCATCGGCGACGACGAGTACCTGTTCGGTCCGAGGGATTACGCGGACACGTTCGGGGAGTACGCCGACGACCACGGCATCGATCTGCTCGTTCTCGATCCCGAGTACCAGCCCGGCGTGACGTCGTCGATACTCCAGCCACTGGAGCGCGAACTCGAGGCGGTCGGGCTCAGCTACGACGAAGCGGCCGTCGAACGACCCGCTCGTCACGAACGGCTCGTCGGTGAGGGAACCGAACGCTTCGATCGGTACTTCGCGCTGTTTTGGATCTCCTACGGATTCTATCTCGTGTTGGGCGATCCGACCTACTGGTTCGACCTCGTCACCGGCGCGGCCGTCGCCGGTATCGTCTCCCTCTCGCTGGCCAACGTAACGTTCTCCTTTCCGCTCGGACGGCTCGAGTCGCCGTTGCGGACGATCCGCTTTGGGATGTACGTGCCCTATCTCGTCTGGGAGATCGTCAAGGCGAATATCGCGATTTCGTACGTCATTTTGCGCCCGTCGATGCCGATCGAGCCCACGGTGACGCGCGTCAACACCCGCGTCAGGAGCGGCCTCCCACTGCTCGCACTGGCCAACAGCATCACCCTCACGCCGGGAACGCTTACGGTCCGAGCCAACGACCAGCGCCTGATCGTTCACACGCTGATTCCGTCGGCCCGCGAGGATCTCTTCGACGGCGCGCTTGAGCGAGCCGTTCGATTCGTGTTCAACGGTCGCGAATCGGCCGCGATCCCCACGCCACGAGAGCGCGGGGATACGGAGATCATCGGGGGTGACGAACTGTGA
- a CDS encoding cation:proton antiporter has product MIPAGISIEEIFLLAAALFVVLAIMMFYRAVAGPTTQDRLLAVNVLGTNTVVILALLAAGLGEPWFLDVALIYALLNFLMAVAISKFTVERGGVL; this is encoded by the coding sequence GTGATTCCCGCCGGAATCTCGATCGAGGAAATCTTCCTGCTCGCGGCCGCCCTGTTCGTCGTACTCGCGATCATGATGTTTTATCGGGCGGTGGCCGGGCCGACGACGCAGGACCGACTGCTCGCGGTCAACGTCCTCGGGACGAACACGGTCGTCATCCTCGCACTGCTCGCCGCAGGACTCGGGGAGCCGTGGTTCCTCGACGTCGCGTTGATCTACGCCCTGCTCAACTTCCTGATGGCGGTCGCCATCTCGAAGTTCACCGTCGAGCGAGGTGGTGTCCTGTGA
- the mnhG gene encoding monovalent cation/H(+) antiporter subunit G has protein sequence MIESIRFWAIVVLVVAGLFFTFVSAVGVIRLPDIYARAHTASQTDTLGAGLALAAVAIALGWQHATVYTVLLLFFVFITNPTAAHAIARSAAETGIEPVTGDSSPEEDPDEEGETS, from the coding sequence GTGATCGAGAGCATCCGTTTTTGGGCCATCGTCGTCCTCGTGGTCGCCGGACTGTTCTTTACGTTCGTCTCGGCGGTGGGCGTTATCCGGCTCCCGGACATCTACGCCCGCGCCCACACCGCCTCCCAGACCGACACTCTCGGTGCGGGTCTTGCACTCGCAGCCGTCGCGATCGCACTCGGCTGGCAGCACGCCACCGTTTACACGGTGTTGTTGCTGTTTTTCGTGTTCATCACGAACCCCACTGCGGCACACGCGATCGCTCGATCCGCCGCCGAGACCGGGATCGAACCGGTGACCGGCGACTCGAGTCCCGAGGAGGACCCTGACGAGGAGGGTGAGACGTCGTGA
- a CDS encoding DUF4040 domain-containing protein gives MSAIAYTLVIFILLTALATALFRDVLSAIVVFGAYSLGMAILYTYLLAPDVAMTEAAIGAGVTTILLLLTIARTSRPPTDRLFERLDVPAVAVSGAFVLVLIVGLLPEMYAVGDPDAPIWGWDGLSETPSLYYVQNTFADTGAQNAVSAVLASYRGFDTFGEAVVVFAAGVAVLLVLKREVFT, from the coding sequence GTGAGCGCCATCGCGTACACGCTCGTGATCTTCATCCTCTTGACGGCGCTCGCGACGGCGCTGTTTCGGGACGTCCTCTCTGCGATCGTCGTCTTCGGAGCTTACAGCCTGGGGATGGCGATCCTCTATACGTACTTGCTCGCACCCGACGTCGCGATGACCGAGGCGGCGATCGGTGCCGGCGTGACGACGATCCTGTTACTGTTGACGATCGCGCGCACGTCTCGACCGCCGACCGACCGGCTCTTCGAGCGACTCGACGTACCGGCCGTCGCCGTCTCCGGTGCCTTCGTGCTCGTCCTGATCGTCGGGCTCCTTCCGGAGATGTACGCCGTCGGTGATCCGGACGCGCCAATCTGGGGCTGGGACGGACTGTCCGAAACGCCCTCGCTGTACTACGTCCAGAACACGTTTGCAGACACCGGCGCTCAAAACGCCGTGAGCGCGGTGCTCGCCTCCTACCGAGGGTTCGACACGTTCGGAGAGGCTGTGGTCGTCTTCGCCGCCGGCGTTGCCGTTCTCCTCGTCCTGAAACGGGAGGTGTTCACCTAA
- a CDS encoding MnhB domain-containing protein → MSRTDSYDDTYTESQVIMTSVKIIAPFTLTYGMFMSLHGADTPGGSFQGGAIIGVTVLMLAFAFGIEPTRRWLKNSFVVGLVTGGVTIFIATGLATIALGGNFLEYDAFVDAFGIAHYWGMEAIEVGGVALIVAGVVITLFFATAAGFTPERRSDERLEGVSDDD, encoded by the coding sequence ATGTCTCGCACCGATTCCTACGACGACACCTACACCGAAAGTCAGGTGATCATGACCTCCGTCAAGATCATCGCACCGTTTACGCTCACCTACGGTATGTTCATGAGCCTACATGGGGCCGATACGCCCGGCGGGAGCTTCCAGGGCGGTGCGATCATCGGCGTCACCGTTCTCATGCTCGCGTTCGCGTTCGGGATCGAACCCACCCGACGGTGGCTGAAGAACTCCTTCGTCGTCGGCCTCGTCACCGGCGGCGTCACGATCTTCATCGCGACCGGTCTCGCCACGATAGCGCTCGGCGGGAACTTCCTCGAGTACGATGCGTTCGTCGACGCGTTCGGTATCGCACACTACTGGGGGATGGAAGCGATCGAGGTCGGCGGCGTCGCGTTGATCGTCGCCGGCGTCGTCATCACCCTCTTTTTCGCGACGGCCGCGGGCTTTACGCCCGAACGCCGGAGCGATGAGCGCCTCGAGGGGGTGAGCGACGATGATTGA
- a CDS encoding cation:proton antiporter subunit C has translation MIEGALDVLATRYAYALMFVLMGIGMYMMIANENLVKKLIGVNLFQTAIFLFFVAVAYVEGGQAPIVPDDPVPGELAMASPLPHVIVLTAIVVGIALTAVGLALIVRIYAEYGTLREDTLREVRADE, from the coding sequence ATGATTGAGGGGGCACTCGACGTGCTGGCGACGCGTTACGCCTACGCCCTGATGTTCGTCCTCATGGGTATCGGGATGTACATGATGATCGCAAACGAGAACCTCGTCAAGAAGCTGATCGGAGTCAACCTCTTCCAGACCGCGATCTTCCTGTTTTTCGTCGCGGTCGCGTACGTCGAGGGCGGGCAGGCACCGATCGTTCCGGACGATCCGGTCCCCGGCGAACTGGCGATGGCGAGTCCGTTACCCCACGTCATCGTCCTGACCGCCATCGTCGTCGGAATCGCGTTGACCGCCGTCGGACTCGCATTGATCGTCCGTATCTACGCGGAGTACGGGACGCTTCGAGAGGATACGCTCCGGGAGGTGCGTGCCGATGAGTAG
- a CDS encoding proton-conducting transporter transmembrane domain-containing protein, with translation MSSLAELLPALLIAAPILLATVPIVLGLRFDRTGWSVAAITTTALFAATVYLAGAVYETGQVVHVLGNWGAEQGQQGIGIELVADEFSVLIALLVTAVAAGVLAYTRVGGPRGNTFYAGYLLLVGGLLGLSMTGDVFNMFVFLEIVGLATYAMIASGDGPESAVAALKYLILGTVGASMYLIGVGLLFMATGALNIEVLGRVVPEVAAAGGGDLTLLRGAFAFIFVGFALKVAQWPLHTWQPDAYQHAPDGVTPVIAALVSTVSAYALGRIMYNVFGPEFLVATPYLTEIVVTVGAISVLVGSGLAVIQRDVKRMFAYSSVSQFGLVVAAYGLVTQTAFVGAVIHLIGHGVMKAGLFIAAGIVALGYGARTVDEYADLASNRPVVAASTGVLLIALIGIPPSVGFIGKWYIAVGAVEAEVWPVAIVIFLSTMLTLAYAARLLEKMYFTPASVVESPHSSESVAADGGERLELVSIGMLGILVVLTLSAVLLGFAGGAFFEWLEPFTTEVFTE, from the coding sequence ATGAGTAGCCTCGCCGAGTTGCTGCCGGCCCTGCTGATCGCCGCGCCGATCTTGCTGGCCACCGTACCGATCGTACTCGGGCTTCGATTCGACCGGACCGGTTGGTCCGTCGCCGCGATCACCACGACCGCACTGTTCGCCGCGACGGTGTACCTCGCGGGCGCGGTCTACGAAACTGGCCAGGTCGTTCACGTCCTCGGCAACTGGGGAGCAGAACAGGGCCAACAGGGGATCGGTATCGAACTCGTCGCGGACGAGTTCTCCGTGCTGATCGCCCTCCTCGTGACCGCCGTCGCTGCGGGCGTACTCGCGTACACTCGCGTCGGCGGCCCGCGCGGAAACACCTTCTACGCCGGTTATCTCCTGCTCGTCGGGGGACTGCTCGGCCTCTCGATGACCGGCGACGTCTTCAACATGTTCGTCTTCCTCGAGATCGTCGGGCTCGCGACCTACGCCATGATCGCGAGCGGGGACGGTCCGGAGTCCGCGGTGGCGGCGCTCAAGTACCTGATTCTCGGAACCGTCGGCGCGTCGATGTACCTGATCGGCGTCGGCCTCCTCTTTATGGCCACCGGGGCGTTGAACATCGAGGTTCTCGGGCGAGTCGTCCCCGAAGTTGCCGCGGCCGGTGGTGGCGATCTGACGCTGCTTCGTGGCGCGTTCGCCTTCATCTTCGTCGGCTTCGCTCTCAAGGTCGCCCAGTGGCCGTTACACACCTGGCAGCCCGACGCCTACCAGCACGCACCCGACGGCGTCACGCCGGTGATCGCGGCACTCGTCTCGACCGTCTCCGCCTACGCGCTCGGCCGGATCATGTACAACGTTTTCGGCCCCGAATTCCTCGTTGCCACGCCGTATCTGACCGAAATCGTCGTCACGGTCGGCGCGATCAGCGTTCTCGTCGGGAGCGGACTCGCCGTGATCCAGCGCGACGTCAAACGGATGTTCGCGTACTCTTCTGTGTCCCAGTTCGGGCTCGTCGTCGCCGCCTATGGACTCGTCACGCAGACGGCGTTCGTCGGCGCGGTTATCCACCTGATCGGCCACGGCGTGATGAAGGCCGGACTGTTCATCGCGGCCGGAATCGTTGCACTCGGCTACGGCGCACGAACCGTCGACGAATACGCCGATCTCGCGTCAAATAGACCGGTCGTCGCCGCCTCGACCGGGGTCTTGCTCATCGCATTGATCGGCATCCCACCGTCCGTCGGATTCATCGGCAAGTGGTACATCGCCGTCGGCGCGGTCGAAGCCGAGGTTTGGCCCGTCGCAATCGTCATCTTCCTCAGCACCATGTTGACGCTCGCCTACGCCGCTCGGCTACTCGAGAAGATGTACTTCACACCGGCATCGGTCGTCGAGTCGCCCCATTCCTCGGAATCGGTCGCCGCCGACGGCGGTGAGCGACTCGAACTGGTCTCGATCGGAATGCTCGGCATCCTCGTCGTCCTCACGCTGTCGGCCGTTCTTCTCGGATTCGCCGGTGGGGCGTTCTTCGAGTGGCTCGAGCCGTTTACCACGGAGGTGTTTACCGAATGA